The genomic interval GACCTGGGCCTACCTCGCCCTCCAGTGACCGCCGGCGGCCGGCCGGGGACACCTCGCCGTGCGGACTGTCGAGCTGGGTGCACGGACGGGGCACCCGTTCGGTGGCGCCCAGCCGCTGTCCGGCCTCCGGATATGGCGGACGGCCACATGTCCGGCGCCCGGACCGGCTGGCATCATCGCTGTGATGGAGATCCGGCGACACCAGATCACGGCGAACGGCATCCGGCAGCGGGTGCTGGTGGCCGGCCCCGAGGACGGCCGACCGGTACTGCTGATCCACGGCAACTGCTCGTCCGCCGACTTCTGGCAGCCGCTGATCCGGCACCTCCCGACCGACCTGCGGCTGGTCGCCCCCGACCTGCGCGGCTACGGCGGCACCGAGGTCGCACCGGTGGACGCGACCCGTGGCCTGGGAGTCTTCGCCGACGACGTCGCCGCGCTGCTCGACGAGCCGGCCCTCTTCGGCGCGGCCGGCGCCCGGCCGGTGCTGGTCGGGCACTCGCTGGGCGGGGGAGTGGCGATGAGGCTGCTGGTCGACCACCCCGACCGGGTCGCCGGGCTGCTGCTGGCGGCACCCGTCTCGCCGTACGGCTTCGGTGGCACCCGGGACCTGGTCGGCACCCCGACCACGCCGGACTTCGCCGGTACCGGGGGCGGCACCGGAAACCCGGACTTCGTCGCCCGGCTCGCCGCCGGGGACCGCAGCGCCGACGCGCGGACCAGCCCGCGCAGCGTACTGCGCAGCGCGTACGTCGCCGACCCGGCCAGCCTCGGCGCCGACGAGGAGCTGCTGCTCGACTCGGTGCTCTCCACCGCGACCGGCAACGACAACTACCCGGGCACCATGGCGCCCAGCGACAACTGGCCGGGAATGGCACCGGGGGACCGGGGGGTGCTGAACACCCTGGCGCCGAAGCACTTCCGGATCGCCGACGAGCTGGTCGCCGTACCGGTCAAGCCGCCGGTCACCTGGGTACGCGGCGACTCCGACGTGATCGTCTCGGACACCTCCCTCTTCGACCTGGCCCAGCTCGGCGCGCTCGGCGTACTGCCCGGCTGGCCCGGTGCGCAGGCGTGCCCGCCCCAGCCGATGGTCGGGCAGACCCGTGCCGTACTGGACCGGTACGCGGCGGCGGGCGGCAGCTACCGCGAGATCGTCTTCACCGGCTGCGGCCACTCGCCCAACATCGAGCGCCCGGTCGAGTTCGCCGCCGCCCTGCTGGACCTGCTGTAGATCCTGCTGGACCTGCTGTAGATCCTGCTGGACCTGCTGTAGACCCTGCTGGACCTGCTGTAGGGCTGCTGGACCTGCCGTAGGGGCCGGCGACCCGGGCGAGATCCTCGGCAGCGCGGCGGCGGCCGGCGGAGGGGCTCCGGTGCGCCCCGTGGCAGACTCGCCACGGTGACCTAGCGGCCGTTCAGTCGGCCGCCGCAACGGAGCAGGAGGCCAAGGGTGGCAGACGAGACGACCGGTGCCGGCGGCAGCATCTCCACCGTCGGCGTCATCGGGCTGGGCACGATGGGCGCCGGAATCGCCGAGGTCTTCGCCCGCAGCGGTCTCCGGGTGGTCGCCGTCGAGATCACCGCCGAGGCACTCGAACGCGGTCGGGACACCCTCGCCCGCTCCACCGACCGGGCGGTGGCCCGGGGCCGGCTGAGCACCGCCGACCGGGACGAGCTGCTCGGCCGGATCACCTTCGCCGTCGGGCTGCCCGCGCTGGCCGAGGTCGATCTGGTGATCGAGGCCGTACCCGAGCGGCTCGACCTCAAGCGACGGCTCTTCGCCGACCTGGACCGGATCTGCCGGCCGACCGCGATCCTGGCCAGCAACACCTCCTCGCTGAGCGTCACCGAGATCGCCGTCGCCACCGGCCGCCCGGACCGGGTGGTCGGAATGCACTTCTTCAACCCCGCGCCGGTGATGCGGCTGGTCGAGGTGGTCCGGACCGTCACCACCTCGGCCGAGGTGGTCGGCGCGGTGCAGGCGCTCTGTGCCCGGCTGGGCAAGGTCGGCGTCACCATCGGCGACCGGGCCGGCTTCGTCGCCAACGCCCTGCTCTTCGGCTACCTCAACCAGGCCGTCGCGATGGTCGAGTCACGGTACGCCGGCCGCGACGACATCGACGCCGCGATGCGGCTGGGCGGCGGACTCCCGATGGGGCCGCTGGCGCTGCTCGACATGATCGGCCTGGACACGGCGTACGAGATCCTGGAGACCATGTACCGGCGGGGCGGCCGGGACCGGCGGCACGCCCCGGTGCCGCTGCTGCGCCAGATGGTCACGGCGGGACTGCTCGGCCGCAAGTCCGGCCAGGGCTTCTACCGGTACGAACGGCCCGGTTCGGGCACCGTCGTACCCGACGGGCAGACCCCGGAGGCGGCGCCGTCGGACGGCGCCCGGCCGGTGCGCACGGTCGGGGTGGTCGGTACGGGTGACGACGTCGCCGGGCTCGCCGAACTCTTCGGCGGGGCCGGCTACGACGTGCTGGTCGCCTCCCCGGGGGAGTCCCTGGCCAAGCTGGCCGACGCCGACCTGGTGCTGGAGTCGGTGGCCGAGGATCTTTCGGTCAAGCGGGCGCTCTTCGCCGAACTGGCCGAGGTCTGCCGGCCGGAGACCGTGCTCGCCACCACCACCTGCACGCTGCCGGTGACCGAGATCGCGATGACCGCCCGGCAGCCGGAGCAGGTGGTCGGGCTGCACCTGCTCGACCCGACCCGGGCCGGGGCGCTGGTGGAGATCGTGCGTACCGTCCGCAGCTCGGCCGAGGCGGTCGGCACCCTCCGGTCGGTCGTCGCCAAACTGGGCCGGACCGCCGTGGTCTGCGGGGACCGGGCCGGCTTCGTGGTGCGGGCGCTGCTCTTCCCGTACCTGAACGACGCGGTGCGGATGCTGGAGGCGTCGTACGCGACAGTGGACGACGTCGACCACGCGATGACGCTCGGCTGCGGCTATCCGGCCGGCCCGTTCGAGATGCTGGACGCGATCGGTCCCGATGTGGTGCTGCGGGTCCAGCGGGCGCTCTACCGCGAGTCCCGGGAGCCGGGGCTCGCCCCGGCGCCACTGCTGGAGCAGCTCGTCACCGCCGGCCGGCGGTTCCGCGAGGTCGCCGCCGGCCCGGAGGTCAGCGGGCGATCCGCAGGCTGACCGCCGCGTTGCTGGTCCGGCCGGAGTCGGTCAGCCGGTAGACGAACCGGTCGGAGCTGGCCCGGTGCCCGGGGTACGGCCGGTAGATGACCGTCCGCCCGGTGGTGACCTGCACCGTGCCGTGCGCCGGCCGGGTCACGATGGTGACCCGGGTGCCGCTGGTGGCGAAGTCGTTGGCGAGTACCGGAATTCCGGTCGCCCGGACCGCGCTGACCCGTGAATTGTCCCGGATCGCCGTCGGGGCCGGCACGAAGCTGCCGGTACCGGTGCCGACGAAGACGCTCTGCGCCCCGGTCACGTCGCTGGTGGTGACCACGTCGAGTCGGCCGTCGCCGTTCACGTCCGACACCGCCACCGTCCAGAAGTCGTCACCGTAGGCGTCACCCTGGAGGTCCACCACCGTGCCGTTGTCCAGCACCACGACCACGCCGGTGAAGTACGCGCCGCACCCCTCGGCGTACGCCAGGGTCACGTCCATCGCGCCGTCTGCGTCGAAGTCGGCGAGGTGGTACTGCGGCCGCCCCGAGCAGTACCGCACCGGGCCGGGGGTCAGGGCGCCGGTGCCGGTGTTGAGATAGGTGCTGAAGCCGTCGCCCTGGTCGGTCCACTCGTAGACGTCCTGCCGGCCGTCGCCGTCGAAGTCGGCCGTGCCGATGTAGCTGGGCTGGTCGATCGTGTCGAAGCCGGCCGAGACGGCGAAGCTGTCCAGCACCAGCAGGGTGTCGTCGATCGACGACGGCGGGCCGGCGAACCAGGTCACCGCCAGTTCGTCCGCGGCGTCGCTGTCGAGGTCGAGCCCGACGCCCATGTCCGGGCAGTACGACGCCGACGTCAGGTACGGGTAGGAGAGCGGTGCGCCGTAGCCGCCGCCGGCCAGCCCGAGTTCGACCCGGACCGCGCAGTCGGAGGTGCCGGGCACGGCGCCCAGGGTGTTCCGGTCCGGGCGGCCGTCGCCGTTCACGTCCGCGATGATCGGCTCGTCCTGCCAGCCGGCCCGGGCGGCCGGTGCGGCCACGCCGGTGGCGGCGATCATCGCGACGGCGAAGGTGCTGATGCGTCGGCCCCACATGGTGTCTCCTCGGACCTCGTTCCCCCGCCCTGCTGACTGTTCTCAGAGGAGACTAGGGGGCATACATCGTGATATAGGGTGCCGTGACCGTAATCTGACACGGGGTTTGCCGGGCTCGTCACGGGGTAGTGCCACCGGTCCGCCGGCCGGCGACCGCACCGGCCGGTCACGGCGCGATCCTGATCGCGACCTCCCCGTCGCTGGTGTGGCCGTCCTGGCTGATCCGGTAGGCGAACCGGTCGACCGGGCCGGAGTCCGGATTTGGGCGGTACACGATCGTCCGGCCCTCGACCCGGACGACCCCGTACGCGGGCGGCACGAGCACGCTCACCCCGGCCCGCCGGGAGGCCCAGTCGTTCTCCAGCACCGCGATCCGGACCGAGCCGCCGGCCGCGACCGTGCGGACGTCCCGGATCGCCACCGGCGACCGGACGAAGGAGCCGTTGCCGGCGGCGAGGAAGGTCCGCCGATCCCCGCTGGGGCGGTGGTACGTCAACACGTCCGGCACGCCGCTGCGATCGGCGTCCAGCACCTGCATCGTCCAGCCCGACCGGCGGCCGACGCTGCGCTGGAGATCGAGCACCCTGCCGTCGCCGTAGAGCACCACGATCCCGTGCGCGCCGTCGGCGCAACCGTCGACGTAGGCGATGGCGACGTCGGTGGCGCCGTCGGAGTCGAAGTCGGCCAGCCGGGGCGTGAGCGGGCCCGCGCAGTACCGCACCGGACCCGGGACGAGGGTGCCGGTGCCGGGGTTCAGGAAGCTGACAAACCCCTGCCCCTGGTTGGTCCAGAGGTAGACGTCCCGCCGCCGGTCGCCGTCGAAGTCGGCCAGCCCGATGAAGTTGGGCCGGCGTAGCGCCGGCAGCGCGGCGGTCACCCGGTAGTCCCGCAAGACCAGCAGGTCGTCGCCGGACCGGCCGGGGTTGCCGCCGTACCACCCCAGCACCAGTTCCGCCGCCGGCACGGGGGCGGCGTCGAGATCTACCGCCACCCCCAGATCGGGACAGCCGGTCGGGGCCCCGGGGCCGGGGAGCCGGTAGGCGTGGCTGTGCGGAGGCAGGTAACCGCCCTCCGGCCGGCCCGACTCCACCAGTACCGCGCAGGAGCGGGTCACGGTGCCGAGCCGGGCGCGGTCGAGCAGGCCGTCGCCGTTCAGGTCGCCGTACAGCGGATCGTTCGGTCCGCCGGCCCGGCCCGGCGGTGCCGCCGTGATCGTCGCGAGCATCGTCGCCGTGGCGGTCACCGCCACGATCGCTCTTCTCCACATGGCGCTCCTCCGTGCGGGTCGAGGGGGCCGGCGCCGGCCGGTCGGGTCAGTCGACGATTCTCAGGCTGACCGCGGCGTTGCTGGTCCGGCCGTCCTCGGTGAGCCGATAGACGAACGTGTCGGTCGCGCCGTGCGTCGGGTTCGGGGTGTAGATGATCGTCCGGTTCGTGGTGACCTTGACCGTGCCGTGCTGCGGCGGGGTCCAGATGGTCACCCTGGTCCGGTCGGTGGCGTAGTCGTTGGCCAACACCCGGATGCCGGTCGCCTTGCGGCCGCTGACCGTGGGATAGTCCCGGACGGCCACCGGCGACCGGACGAAGGAACCGTTGCCGAGGCTGATGAAGGTGGCGATCTCCGCGGTCGACTGGTCGTGGGTGGTCACGTCGACCAGTCCGTCGTGGTTGACGTCGCCGGTCTGCACCGTCCAACTGTCCAGGCCGGCCACGTCGGTGTGCAGGTGGTAGAGGCTGCCGTCGTCCCGGACCACCACCACGCCGCTGAAGTACGCGCCGCAGCCCTCGATGTACGCGATCACCACGTCCATCGCCCCGTTCCGGTTGAAGTCGGCGAGCCGGTGGTCCAGCGGGCCGGAGCAGTGCCGGACCGGGCCGGGCACCACCGTGCCGGTGCCGGTGGCGAGATAGCTGACGAACCCCTCGCCCTGGTCGGTCCACTCGTAGATGTCCTGCCGACCGTCGCCGTCGAAGTCGGCGGTGCCGATGTAGCTCGGCTGGAAGACGGTGTTGAACCCACGGGTGACCCGGAAGTTGTCCAGCACCAGCAGGGTGTTGGGGACGGTCGTCGGCGGCCCGGCGAACCAGGTCACCGCGAGTTCGGCGGCGACGTCCGCGTCCAGGTTGAGCCCCACGCCCATGTCGGCGCAGTTCGGCTCCGCCGCCGGCAGGGTCAGGTAGCCGTACGGCTGCGGCGGGGCGAACCCGCCGCCGGCCAGCCCCAGGCTGACCACCACCCGGCAGGTGGTCGCGGCTCCCACGGTGAGGTCGAGCACCACCCGGTCCGGCCGGGCGTCGCCGTTCACGTCGGCGACGATGGGCTCACCCGGCCCGCCCGCCCGCGCGGGCGGGCCGCCAACGCCAACGCCACCGGCCGTCGCCATGATCATCACCGTTGTCGCGGCGATCCTGCTACCCCTCATGGCACGCCTCCTAAAGGCTCGCCAACCCACCCGGAACGGGCTATCCACTCCACCGGATGTACACGACCGCGCTGCTGCGGCGGGTGCCCTCGGTGAGTTGGTACGTGAACCGGTCGGTCGCGCCATGGTTCGGCCGGGGTGTGTAGATGATCCTGCCGCCGCTGATGACCCGGGCGGTGCCGTATCTCGGCTGGGCGGTGATGCTGACCTGCGCCTGACCGGTGGCGAAGTCGTTGTCCCGTACGGTGATCGTCACCGCCCGGTTGCCGGTGAGCCGTACGGTGTCGCTGTTCGCCTTCGGCGACCGGACGAAGCGGCCGCCGCCGGTGCCGATGAAGTGCTCGACCGCCCCGGTCGGTTGGGAGATGGTACGGATGTCCGGGAACCGGTCCCCGTTCACGTTGACCACCCGGGTCGTCCAGGTCTGCATGCCCGTCGGATCGTGCTGCAACTCCTGCGGCGTACCGTCGTCGAGCACCACGACCACGCCGCTGGCGAAGGTCGCCGAGAGGCAGCGCTGGATGTAGCTGTTCACCAGGTCGGTCCGGCCGTCCAGGTCGAAGTCCCGCAGCTCGTACTCCAGCGGCCGGGCGCACCACTTCTCCGGGCCGTGCGTCAGCGTGCCGTTGCCGAGGTTCAGGTACGTCTCGATCCCCTGGCCCTGGTCGGTGACCGAGTAGACGTCCTCCCGCCCGTCGCCGTTGAAGTCGGCGGTGCCGAGGTAGTAGGGCGCGAAGATCGCCTCCACCAGGCCGAACGACGGCTGGAACGCGGTGTTCAGCACCATCAGGTTGTACGGCACGGTCGGCGGCGGGCCCGGATACCAGGCCACCACCAGCTCCTCGGTCCGGTCGGTGTCCAGGTCCACGGCCACCCCGAGTTCGGGGCAGCGGGTCCCCATTCCGGAGCCGCCCGGCCGGAGGTAGACGTACGCCACGGGTGGGCGGTAGCCGCCGGACGGCATGCCGTACTCGACGATCACCGAGCAGTAGTCCGGCTGGACCAGGCCGAGGGTGACGAGGTCGGTGAGACCGTCGCCGTTGACGTCGCCGAGGATCTGCTCGCCCCGCCCGGCGGCCCAGGCCGGACTCGGCGCGGTGCCCCCGACGCCGCCGACGGTCGCCACGACCACCAACACGACCACCATCGCGGTGCGTCTGCGCCACATGGCCCCTCCTGATGCCTCGACGTTCGACCGGATCAGTCCGGGAACCGGATGGTCACGGTGGCGGTGTTCCGCCCGCGCTCTTCGGTGAGCCGGTGGGTGAAGCGGTCGGTGCGGCCGTGGTCGGCCCGGGGGCGGTGCACGGTGCGGCGGTCGGGCGGGATCGGGCCGGGTTCCGTCGCGGCTCCCGCCGCCGCGCCGGAGCCTCGGCGCGGTCGCCGAGCGGCGGGTCGGGACGAACTCGAAGCCGTCGGACGCGGGGTGGCTGATCGGGGAGGCGCCGGGCGATCTCGTCCCAGCGCAGGAACTCTGCTCCACATAGTGCTCCCCCTATGTAGTGCTATGGCGGACCAACCCGCATTTGGGAGGCTAGACCGATTTTGTGGAGATCGGCCGGTGCTGACCACGATCCGACACCGGACTGGCATGACATAGCCGCAGCTCAGCGGCGTGTCGTGCTAGGGCGAGAACCGGAGGGTCACCGTGGCGGTGCTCCGCCTGCCCTCTTCGACGAGCTGATAGGTGAAGCGGTCGGTGCGGCCGTGGTCGGCCCGGGGACGGTAGACGATGCGGCGGTCGGACTGGACCCGCGTGGTCCCGTACCGGGGTGGGACGGTGACGGTGACGTCGGCGTACCGGCTGGCGTGGTCGTTGCCGAGCACGTCGATGGCGAGTGCCCGCGGCGCGGCGAGGTCGACCCGGTCGGTGTTCGCGTCCGGTGAGGGCACCAGGGCGCCGGCGGACTCCGCACCACGGTTGACGAAGTAGTCGACGTCGCCCGTGCCGCGCTCGACGGTGCGGACGTCCAGCCAGCGGTTCCCGTCGGCGTCCACCACCTGGGCCGTCCAGGTCGTCCGGCCGCCCGGGTCGAGCTGGAGCTGCTCCCGCTCACCCTGCTCGCGGATCCGGACCACGCCGCTGCCGGCGCGCCGGCAGTCGTCGGTGTAGCTGACGACGGCGCTGGCGATCCCGTTCCTGTCGAGGTCGGCGGTCTGCACGACCGGTACGTCGACCGTGCAGAAGCCGATCGCACCGGGACGTACCGTGTCGCCGGAGACGACGAAGCTCTGCACGCCGCCCGGCCCGACGTCGTACGGGCTGAACCGGCCGTCCTCGCCGAAGGCCGCACTCCCGATCTCGCTGGGGCGGGAGATGGGCGAGGTGTACCGGGCCGTGGGCGTGAACCCGGGCGGCTGGAGCACGATCCGGTTGAAGTCCAGGGCCGGCGGCGCGCCCTGGCTCCAACCGATCCAGAGTTCGTCCGCCGGGTCCCCGTCGAGGTTGGCGGCGACCCCGATGTCCGGGCAGATCGGGGTGCCGCCGTTGGGCCGCAGATAGGTGTGCGCGACCGGCGGCCGGTAGACCCCGCCGGGCGAGCCGTACTCGACGATCGTGGAGCAGAGGTCGGGGGCGACGACACCGAGGGTCGCCAGGTCCGGCAGGCCGTCGGCGTTGTAGTCACCCGCCAACTCGGCCCCGGGCTGGTCGGCCGGTGCGACGGTGGGCGGCACGGCGAACGTCGTACCGACCACGGCGACGGTGACGGCGACGAGGAGTTTCGGTGTTCTGGTGCACATGACGATCTCCCGGAATGCTCTGCTCGGCTCGGTGCACCGGCTCCACGTCGGCGCACCGAGCCCGCTGGGCCGGTTCAGCTCGGGAACCGGATGTTGACCGCGGCGCTGCTCCGCTTGTCCTGCCGGCGCAACTGGTAGCTGAACCGGTCGGTTCGCCCGTGGTCCGGGTCGGGGCGGTAGAGGATGCGCCGGTCGGAGAGGACCTGGACGGTGCCGTACCGGGGTGGCACGGTGATCACCACCTCGGTGTCGGAGGCCGCGTAGTCGTTGGCCAGCACGTCGATCGCCAGCGGTCGGACCCTGGTCAGGAAGACGGTGTCGGTGTTCGCGTCGGGTCCCTCGACGAAGCTGCCGTCGCCCCGCCCGATGAAATAGCTGGTCTCGCCGGTCGAGACGTTCTCCGTGCGTACGTCCGGGAACCGGTCGTCGTTGGTCTCCACGACTCGCGCCCGCCAGGTGGTCAGGCCCGCCGGATCGTGTTCCAGGTGCCGGGTCGTGCCGTCGTCGAGTACCACGACCACCCCGTTGGCGCCGTCGGCGCAGCCGTCGGTGTACGCCAGCACCGCGTCCGTGGCCCGGTCCCCGTCCACGTCCCGGAGCTGGAATGCCGGTGCGTCGGCCGAACACCACCGCTCCGGGCCGAGCTGGCCGACACCGTTCACGATCACGTAGGTGGCGAAGCCGCCGGCCCCGACCGAGTACGCCGTCTGCCGGCCGTCACCCCGGAAGTCGGCCGTACCGAGGTAGATGGGGGTGATCGGCGAGCTGAACGTGAGGATGGTCCGCAGGTTGTCGTCGATCACCAGCCGGTTGTAGGTGAGCGAGGGGGGCGGGCCGGCGCTCCAGCCGAGCCAGAGTTCGTCACCGGCGTCGCCGTCGGCGTCGAAGCCCACGCCGATGTCCGGACAGGAGGTGCCGCTGCTGTTCCCGGGCCGGGCGTAGACGGTGGCCACCGGCGGCAGGTAGACGCCCGGGCTGCTGCCGTAGCTCACGATCACCGAGCAGAGGTCCGGCTCGACCGAGCCGAGCACCACGATGTCCTGGAGCCCGTCGACGTTGAAGTCGCCGGCGATGGGGTCACCCGGGCCGGCGGCCCGGGCGGGTGCTGCGGTGACCGTGGCGGCGAGCAGAGCCGCCCCGGCGGTGGTGGCGATGCGTTCGGTCCACATGACTCCTCCTGCACCGGATCGATCAGCTATCCGACCGGTCCTATTTGCGGACGTTAACCCCGCTCGTGGGCCCGATGGCGGTGCTGACCGTGATCCGACAGCCCGGCCGCAGCGGAAGTATTCGCAGCTCAGAGCCGTTTGATGCTCTGCCGTGCCGGTCATCGGGCCGCTGCGGCGCCAGGGCGCGGCGGGCCCCGGCTGTCCGTGATCCGTCCGATCGGCGGCGGGCCGGGACGCGCGCCGCGACCCCTCCGGCCCGGACTGTCCGCCGGTTTCCGCGGTCTCGTACCAGGCGGCCAGATAGCGCAGAAGTAACTCACTTGTCACTCTGGGTGATTGAATGTCCGGATTGTTCGCTAGCCGCCACCCCCGGATCGGTGGGAGCGGCGGTCCCCGGGCGCGCCGCCGCCCGCCCCGTAGGCTGGGAACGTGAGTCCCCGTCGCAACCGTCCGCGTCCCGACGACGCGCCGCCGCTGGACCGTACCCGGCTGGAGCGCGGCGTCGGCTCGGTGCAGACCTGGCGGGACGGCGACTGGCAGGTACGCAACATTCCGGGCAGCGCGGCGACCAAGACGTACCGCTGCCCCGGCTGCGTACAGGAGATCCGCCCCGGGGTGGCCCACCTGGTCGCCTGGCCGGCCGACGGACAGGGCGACCTGACCGACCGCCGGCACTGGCACACCGGCTGCTGGCGCGCCCGGGACCGGCGTGGCCCGGGCGTGGAACGCTCCCGCAGCGCCCCCCGGTACGGCTGACCCGCCGGACGATCCGAGGGATCTTCGTCACGCCGTCCCGGGTTCGCTGCCCTCCCCGGCCGGACCGGGTAAGACTGATCCCTGTGAGTACAGCCATCCGCGCCGCCAGCATCCTGCCCGCCCGCCGGGAGGAGATCGAGTTGCACACCGCCGACGGCCTGCGACTCGTCGGCGAACTGGCGCTCCCCGCCGACCGGGACCCGGTCGCCACCCTGGTCTGCCTGCACCCGCTGCCCACCCACGGCGGGATGATGGACAGCCACGTGTTCCGCAAGGCCGCCTGGCGGCTGCCGGCCCTGGCCGACCTCGCGGTGCTGCGCTTCAACACCCGGGGCACCAGCAGCGTGCGCGGCACCAGCGAGGGGACCTTCGACGGCGGCGAGGCCGAGCGGTACGACGTGGCCGCCGCGATCGAGTACGCCGAGTTCGCCGAGCTGCCGAACATCTGGCTGCTGGGCTGGTCGTTCGGCACCGACCTGACCCTGCGGCACGGCTGTGACCCGGGGATCACCGGCGCGATCCTGCTCTCCCCGCCACTGCGCAGCAGCACCGACGCCGACCTGGCCACCTGGGCCGAGTCCGGCAAGCCGCTGACCGCGCTCGTCCCCGAGTTCGACGACTACCTGCGGCCGGAGGAGGCCCGTCGACGCTTCGCGGCCGTACCCCAGGCCGAGGTGATCGGGGTGCCCGGGGCCAAGCACCTCTGGGTCGGCGACGCCGAGACCGTACTCGACGAGGTGGTCCGGCGGGTCAACCCGGCGGTGCCGGTACCGCTGCCGTCGGAGTGGGACGGGCCGATGGAGACCGGCGACGCCAGCGCGTACGCCGACCGCACGGTGGCGGCCTTCGCCGACCTGCCGGCGCCGGGCGAGGAGCCGGGCTGAACCGGGCGGCTCAGCCCTCGGGGTCGGCGGTGCCGCGTGGGCCGGGCGGCACCGGCTCGGTGACCTCGACCGGCGGCAGCCCGGCCGCCGGTGGCCAGCCCGCCAGCCAGGTACGGCGCTGCCGCCATACCTCCCGCCAGTAACCGGCCCGGCCGGTCAGCCGGGCGGCGGTCGCCCGGGCGGCGATGCCGATCCGCAGCAGTGTCCGGCCCAGCCTCGCCCGGGTCGGTGACCAGCGCAGCCGCTGGAAGGTGACCTGGCCGCGCAGCAGCATCACCCGCTTGCCCGCACTGGTCGAGGCGGCCCCGCCGACGTGCAGCACCCGGGCCGCCGGCACCAGCACCGGGCGGGCGCCGAGCGCGGCCGCCCGCAGGCAGAGGTCGAGATCCTCGCTGTACATGAAGTAGTCCGGGGTGAAGCCGCCGAGCTGGTCGAAGAGGGTCCGCCGGACCAGCAGCAGGCAACCGGAGGCGGCCGGCACCCG from Plantactinospora sp. BC1 carries:
- a CDS encoding Ig-like domain-containing protein — translated: MWTERIATTAGAALLAATVTAAPARAAGPGDPIAGDFNVDGLQDIVVLGSVEPDLCSVIVSYGSSPGVYLPPVATVYARPGNSSGTSCPDIGVGFDADGDAGDELWLGWSAGPPPSLTYNRLVIDDNLRTILTFSSPITPIYLGTADFRGDGRQTAYSVGAGGFATYVIVNGVGQLGPERWCSADAPAFQLRDVDGDRATDAVLAYTDGCADGANGVVVVLDDGTTRHLEHDPAGLTTWRARVVETNDDRFPDVRTENVSTGETSYFIGRGDGSFVEGPDANTDTVFLTRVRPLAIDVLANDYAASDTEVVITVPPRYGTVQVLSDRRILYRPDPDHGRTDRFSYQLRRQDKRSSAAVNIRFPS
- a CDS encoding alpha/beta hydrolase; this encodes MSTAIRAASILPARREEIELHTADGLRLVGELALPADRDPVATLVCLHPLPTHGGMMDSHVFRKAAWRLPALADLAVLRFNTRGTSSVRGTSEGTFDGGEAERYDVAAAIEYAEFAELPNIWLLGWSFGTDLTLRHGCDPGITGAILLSPPLRSSTDADLATWAESGKPLTALVPEFDDYLRPEEARRRFAAVPQAEVIGVPGAKHLWVGDAETVLDEVVRRVNPAVPVPLPSEWDGPMETGDASAYADRTVAAFADLPAPGEEPG